gtgaaatatgtttgtatcgtcTGTGGGCGaccatagatcaaacaatcgtcgtggaatcattgAATGTGcacaggccatttgtgtagtctgtgACAACAAttatttcttgattcttgcattacaattcatgtgaacaaagcacaaacctaacatgtaccccagaaaagaaaTTCGATgttctaccaaaaaaaaatcaaaatttttacgtGTTTGAAAGCTATATAGCCGtagaatgagaataaaaaatctcaaagaactgctttgcattgccagagaatttaacGATACATATAACCTTTACAAAACATTTCAGATCTAACAAGCaaagtttgacatttttgaataattttcaatggattcagacttttaattttgaaatgcagCGGTCTAATAACTACTACTGAATTATCTTGATTCGTTGATGTACAGTGCCATATTAGTGTGTAATGGTTCAAATTTTAGGCTactatgcaaaatttttaaagcgtGTATAATCGAAGAacgaagcaaaacaaaaaacggATTGGAAGAAAAAGGCTTGCcaaataattttattcgaacccttatagaatttaaaaaatattatattgtaAACCTATTATTTAAACCTGCTGGTTGATCAAATATGGGTGCTGCAACTAATCCCAATTCTCTCATTTCCGAAGTCAGATCGATAACATTATAGTGAACGCGAAAATGAAGGTTTAATCTGTTCTATAAATAAATTCTAGGAGAAACTTAAGAGCCTAAAATTTGCATGTATCCTAaaggtcgaaaaaaaatcaacagctgACCATACAAGCATTTCCGTTCAGAGATTTTGCATGGAAAAATGCAGCACATGGAGCTGTTTTTAATCCACTCAAGCTCAATTACTTCATATCCCTTTCGATCGAGAGTACTTACTTCACGAACGCCCTGAAACAGTTCTACCACGGATTAGTCGAGACAAAGCTTGGCATGCCTTTTCTTAAATCTTACATTATTCTTTATGTTCATGTGTTAAAATAAGAGAATTTTAAGAAACACAAATACTTATCCCCACTGGCAGCCCTGCTGGACCaaggaaagaaaatcaaaacaaaaaaaaaactctctcacCGAAAGTTTTCCGCAATTTTAATAACTTTCACCAACTCGTTCAATACCAGCACCGGGTGCAAACGATCCGGATAATGAGTAGAAATCTTTggaacttttcaaaaagtgtgccagcttcaccaaaaaatttaaaaaatgtaactctcaatttttccatacaaaattttatcaaaaggaACCATTTTGATCAGCGCCATCCCTAAGTGAGAGTTGCAACTAGTTATCAAAAAAACACACCCCATTCAACATATAAATAACCtaaaaattgttgtgatgaaaactgcatacaaatttaaacaaatatgagaCATGTTTAAAGATAAACgtacatggcgcgttttgccctgcctagacatgtttatttaaaatcgttcaaaataacagaaaaaataattgaataagaaaattttttgttgtgtgatgattgtcaagaccaatgttcatcattggaacagatgccaggtaaatgttttgcTGATAGATGCCGCAAATCCTTacgagaaaagtttaaaaattgcaaGGAAAGctcccaaaaaaatttgttttcgtttttcgtcaaatttacgcaaaatagaaaacttagaaggtctacaaatgtttataaacgcatatgggagatgagggcataacgagcacccgaggcataatgagaactacgcttttctacgaaagtgcgtattttcttaaataaattttcatgaggatttgtttcgaaattcctatagtattaatttttcacaaaaaaaaggaatctccttatcatctttacagagatatttaaaaaaaaatagcttggttctcaagttacgaaaatattataatttttgagcaccacgaaataagctcttatgatcttaaaataaccttgatctataatgtacgcactgcaacatgatgtacacattgtttctcaatttttaccatcataaaatttttgattttttacttttatcaattttaaaacacgtttttacttaaatttgttgactaggggcatatagagcaccatattatcgaggcataatgagcattttctgccgtagaatctagcagcgaattaaaattgatttatagcgccacaccttgactagttttcatccgacgatttagcctattggtaaggtgtcggagaggtaatcaaaagactagcgttagatttctgttcgaggtgatttttttccgtttacaattcattatcgatttttttattgttacattatacggctagtagcatcatcctccgaacaaagcacataatgtatgagcgtgcgtgaattgtttgtattctacaaacagacctagattattttgttattgctttgtttgatgaatctacgactcacctgacttcatcgaattgaatccgctgctagattccccggcaaaaacgcacatcttgctctgattaatggtgctcatactgcctcagggggggttctcattatgcctccacagtggctggttttcagcttttggcaaaatattttaaaatgtattttttaacgttttcatctagtttttcacgtttcagcccgttagggaataggcttttcaagtgtctgaacacgaaacaataatgtaacctccatattatagctattttctatggttaaataaccgttttccttaaggtggccattatgcccccatctcccctaaaagtgtaaatagaacaaactgggattttcagaaatgttgaaaaatgtttgtttagtgaaatactgatggtggcgcatcttgtcccgactgcgcattttatacccagttcccctaccacttaacgacatcccggctgtggtggcagcttgccaggtccggctagaacttcaccggacctttgagctttgtgggaccgaatgaatggcaaaatcctcttctggagacattcttctttgtaaacatttccattcattgtgtccccagtgatgaaaatcttagtcttcttcccacaactactgatcccttgccaaatcatcaacttacgagtaaatttatctgcgaaaacaaacttgaatctacccgcaagattccctttacgcttcgcaaggtaaaatttgttaccgggtatttgtacaaaatccattttgacgtaagtttcgtcgtccatcaaaatgcatccgttgtacttggtcaacactttctcgtacaacttccttgccctgtttttggcaaccaggttttgtttcagcgtcctgttgaggtgtttgcttgcatgatacgaccgcaagccttctcgcaaacaaattcgtcgagctgtactgtggttcgtcttgaactttttcgccaaatcacgcaaggagattccaggattttTGTGAACTGaccgaattacctttgctcgcagcttccggtcatatgttccacttttacgccgggtttgttttgctcgatccaccataagggtctcccggtaacgttgcagcaccgaatgtACAGtcgatatttcaggaatttagCGATCTTTACCTCTGActacgtcggtttctctacgtgagtgtacagaattttctctcacctttcgcgttccatcgtcgataacttttgactgactgcttcaatcttgatgaaaatttcaccactaagtaaacaaactatccggatcaaaacactgtcaatagattcgcgatgtgacaactaggggcgctgcagtaaattaaaagatgcgaccagattctatgtgaaacagaatTTAAGCAGTAAACGACCCACTCTTTCAAAACATGCTCAGATATTTGTCAtattgtgacaaaaaaaaagaacgaccaatatttatttttaatttttaatttcattttcaactaCAAAATGAAAGCAAGGCATTTAAATTCTTCCAATTAATAGAGCATAACAACTTTGCTAGAACACTTCCTTTGGTTTCCATAAAATAACAGTTAAAGCTACCGGTTGATTGTTGGTGCTTGCAGAGTAAAAAGCTACCATCTCCCCCCGTAAAAAGCCATAACAAATTACGCATACACGATCCCGCCCCTCCACTGTAAATTATGCAAATAGCCCGCTGCAGCTGGTCAACAATGCGTTTCAATTAATCCCTTCTTTGTGGCTGGAAGCTGACGGAAGATTTCTTCCAAAGAAGAAACAAGAAGAAGTAGAAAAACATTTACGCCCCATAAACTGATCGAGGCAAATCAGCCCATGTTAGTATACTTACTTACTCTTAGTACAATCCTAGTCTCGTTGCTGCTAAGATTACCGTTGCGATTTGTGACCTTGGCATTCATTAAGCGATCAATCACTTGAACGGAAAGTTATTGGTTAGGGTAGCAGAAAAGCAGAATGAGATCGACCCCATGCGGCGATAATGCGTAAGCATTGGCCAATCTGTCACAATTTCACGCACATGCATCATCATCTGGAGCTATGCAAGGTTTTCGAAATCGGTTAATCGCTGAATGAGAGAGCCCCGGCAGGAGACCATTATCGGTTGATGGAAATTGCCCTTCCGCATCGCATGGGGGATAATTGGATTAGGTAGCTCTGATTAAGGTACCGAACCATACTTAATCAGAAAGCTGCGACCATTGGAGATGTAAATTAAGTGCACGACGAGGCGACGCGCTGCTAAAAATAGCTTCATGGGTGCAGCATAAAAGATGAAGAGAAATGCTGGATCCGCTGAGGTTGATCCACACACAATGGGGCGCCTCCGGAATGGAGTGCATAAATGCAGTGGTTTTCTTTTCTCCGACCGGCATACGGGATGATCTCCGGCAGGCAGCATTCAGGAAATTCGGCCCATCCGAACGGCTTCTTCGTTGGACGAAGCAAAGCATGGCGAATTGACGCACGACGAATCTACGCTTTCGGTCCCGAGGGTCATTAAAATTCTCTGCGACGCTCACACATTTGGGTCCCCGGCTGGGCATAATTTGTGACAAATTAAATGCTGATCATCTTCCGAATGTCCGGAGTCCGATTCAAATCTACACCAAAATGTGGTACGTGAGTGACAGTGATAATGCAAATGGATTGATCAAACTGGACGTGTGTAGAATTTCGATGTTTTGGACTCCAGGTTCGATAAGCGATTTAGGATCCAAAGTAAGATAATGCATCATTTATAATGTATGACTTTAAAAATTACGTAAACAATAGATTCAACGTGAATACTTAGCTGACTGAGATACCATCAGCACCGAAGTAGCATTTTTAGCTTTATTACGGTTTACGCAAATTTCGTTAGGATTAAATCAtttatcttcataaaaagctttaACGCATTCTATGCATCACCGTAGAGCCCTCAGATAACGAAATCCGACGTCTACCCGTtactcatattgtgggggtttcatacgatttttatcgattaacattattttaaagttaggCGGCGGATAGCGAAATCCgtcttctactcgtttagcctgTTCTGGAACTTACCACCCTAACATGAGACGAAATGACTCAGTtgcaacatggcgatgctgcaaGCATTATCGGCAGTAATGCGAGCCAAAATCATCGCTTTTCCTCGGACGCGAAGATGTTATCCAAAGAGTCGAGCCTAAGTCAGCTCAAGGTTCGGTCTCTTTTTCAAGCCAACCACCAGCGGAGACGGTAACAAAATCAGCGGCCCTTGGGGTCAGAGTTGTGAGAATGCTGGACAATGTGTTCCGGCGAATAAAGAATGCCCGAGGAATTGAAGAACGgataccatggaccgagtgaattttagggtTTAGGTTCGTCAAGTTATGCCGTGAGGCGGAAAACTATGTacctatgtaaataaataaaaaaaaaaactctagtcCTTTAACCCAGTGTCAATACTTTTAATGTTCCATGTGATTTTACAGTAATCAAGATTGAAGCTGAACAGTGTATAACTGCAGAGCCCAAAGGgagtaaagttggttggtttcgcggacGACATCGTGTGACTAGCGACGGGTTACTCAacagaaatcgtccagctaagagcttcagaggctgTATTTAGAAGCAAAAGAGAGCTGGATGAACTCCAAGAATTTACAgttggctcaccacaaaaccgagatggtcctgatatcaaacctgatttcaccgcaaacaggcaggattacagttggatcatgcactatcgaatcaaagcgTGAGTTGACTGACAACCggctcagctttaaaaaccgcgttgagtatgtgtgCAAGAAGATGGCAACAGCAACGGCCACACTTACAAGGATATTGGCAAACAACTCAGGGATCCGAAGTAGTCAGCGGAGGATAATTTCGAGTGTGGTTTCGTCAATCCTTCGGTATGGAGGGGTGGCCTGGAATTCTGGTCTAAATATTcagtgtaaccagcagaagctgaacagtgtACAAAGGCGAATGAATGTGCGGGTCATTAGTGCATACCGCACCGTTTCGTTGgaggctgcatgcgttgtagcAGGAGTCATGCGCATCTCGGTTTTGTTCGTGGAAGAATTCTATTACCACAAAAATAGTGgcacgcaaaacgtgagaaTACGAGCCAGAGAAAGCTCCATGGCCAACAAGCAGCAACTGTGGAACAGCTCagaaagaggaaggtggacccatcgtttgatcccaaatATCAAGGAAATGGAGAGCTagcatggcgaagtggatttctacatgacgcaattcctgactggccATGGATCcttcatgaagtatcaccacagATTCGGACATGTGGCCTCGCCGGTCTGCCTTACTTGGGGTGATG
This sequence is a window from Uranotaenia lowii strain MFRU-FL chromosome 3, ASM2978415v1, whole genome shotgun sequence. Protein-coding genes within it:
- the LOC129752527 gene encoding uncharacterized protein LOC129752527, which translates into the protein MATATATLTRILANNSGIRSSQRRIISSVVSSILRYGGVAWNSGLNIQCNQQKLNSVQRRMNVRVISAYRTVSLEAACVVAGVMRISVLFVEEFYYHKNSGTQNVRIRARESSMANKQQLWNSSERGRWTHRLIPNIKEMES